The following nucleotide sequence is from Candidatus Kaelpia aquatica.
ACAAATAAAGTCAAAGACTACCTGGTGCGCGAGGGGCTGCATGAGACGATAAGCTATGCTCTCTTATCCAAAGATGAAGCAGCTAGACTAGATTTTCCAAATATGATCTTTTTGGATAACCCTCTGGTAAAAAGTTATTCCGTTCTAAGACCCTCTATTATGCCGTCACTTTTAAAGACAGCAGAGTATAATTTTAATCGCATGAACTATAATCTTGCTCTCTTTGAATCAGGCAAGACCTACTCTTATGCTCAGCAGGAGTCTGACGAGCTTGAGGGGCTCAAGGAACCCAGAGAGATCAAGGCGGCAGCGATACTGCTTAGCGGTATTAAATACCGGAATTGTTTTGGGCAAGAGTTAAAGCATACCTTTTTCGATCTTAAAACCATTATTGAAAGAATTTTAAATAATTTTGGAATCAGAGATTATAACATTACAACAGATCAAAATCATCTCTATGCTGATAGCTGCTCTGCAAAGATAATGCTTGGCAATGATAAGATTGCATCTCTTGGTAAAGTCTCTGATGAGATTAAAGATTATTATGGTTTAAAACGGGAAGTCTATATAGGTGAGATTGTATTAGATTTAGTCGAACGCTTTCAAAAGGACGATTCTAAATACAAAGAGATCTCTCAATACCCTGCTATTGAAAGAGATATCTCGTTGGTATTATCCAAGTCTATAGCGGTAGCCGAGGTGTTGTTTAAAATTAAAGATAGAGACGATTTAATACAAAATGTAGAAATAATTGATATATACGAAGGTAAGCAGGTAGGTTTAGGCAAAAAGAGCATTGCAGTAAGAATTAAGTTCCAATCTTTGGAAAGAACGCTGAAAGATGAAGAGGTTGATAGGATAGAAGCAGGGATTAAGGATGTTCTCTGTGCAGAGTTATCTTGTCAGATACGTGAGTAATTCTAAAAGCTTACCATGGTTACTCTGTTTAAAAAAGAGATAGAGAGCAGGTTAACTCTGGCTTCTCGAATGAGGCCAAGAGATCTCTCCGAATTTGTTGGCCAGGAACATATTTTATCAGAAGGCAAGATCTTAAAGAGAGCCATAGATGCTGACAAGATAAGCTCCCTTATTCTCTATGGCCCGCCGGGTGTAGGTAAGACTGCCTTGGCTTTGATAATTCAGAGCAAAACAGATTCTTATTTTAAACGGCTCAATGCTGTTGCCTCTAATGTTAAAGAGTTACGGCAGGTAATAAAAGAAGCCGATTTTAAATATAGTCAAAATAATAAAAAAACATTGCTCTTTATTGACGAGATTCATCGTTTCAATAAATCTCAGCAGGACACCCTTTTACCGGACATAGAAGCCGGCAATCCTATTCTTATTGGAGCAACAACTCATAATCCTTTCTTTGCTCTCACAGCTCCTCTGATTTCTCGCTCATTGGTCTGTGAGTTTAAGGCTCTATCTGTAGCTGAAATTATAAAGATATTACGTGCTGCTATCTCTGATCAAGAGAGAGGCTTAGGCGGTTTAAAGTTGAAAGTAGATGAAGAGGTACTAAAATTCTTTGCTCAGGTTGTAGATGGAGATGGGCGCCGTGCGCTCAATGCCCTTGAGATTGCTGCTTTAACTACAGCAGAGAATAAAGATGGCTGGATAAATATAGACCTTAAGATTGCTCAAGATTCGATTCAAAAAAAGGCTTTGCTCTATGATAGCGGAGAGGATAACCATTATGATACAATCTCCGCCTTTATAAAATCTATTCGCGGCAGTTCTCCAGATGCTGCCATATACTGGTTGGCAAAGATGATATATGCCGGAGAAGATCCCCGTTTTATTGCTCGGAGACTTTTAATAGCCGCTTCTGAAGATATAGGTAATGCTGATCCTCAGGCTTTATCTGTTGCTCAGGCTGCAGCTTATGCTGTTGAGTATCTCGGAATGCCTGAGGCTAGAATATCTTTAGCCCAGGCTACAACCTATCTTGCATCTGCTCCTAAATCAAACGCATCTTATATGGCTATAGAGGAAGCTCTTGGAGATATTGAAGGAGGTAGAGTACTGGAGGTTCCAGGCCATTTAAAGGATAGTCATTATAAGGGTGCGGAAAAATTGGGCCACGGCAAAGATTACAAGTATCCCCATTCCTATAAAGATGGCTGGGTTGAGCAAGATTATCTTCCTAAAAATGTTAGCTACTATCTTCCTAAAAATATTGGTTACGAGAAGAAGATCAAAGAGTTTTTAGACCAATTGCAAAGCTTAAGATAGTAACGGTAGTTATTTGATGGCTGTTGCAAGAAGTATCAGTTCCTTGTTGCTTAATATCTTTTCTATGAATTTTTCAACCACTTCTCGTAGAGCTTCTGCAGTTTCGCTCCCTGAGCTCTGGGCTTCATGGGAAGAATATTTGCGCTCCATCTTAGCCCTCTCTTCGTAGCGGCATATTTCGGTTTTGTCTCTTGCATTAAGAACGATAAACGTAATTGCAACTTTACCCTTTCCGGCCCCGGATTTAATACCTATATCATGGATATATTTTATGTAGGGTAGTTTTGCGGTTGGAGCGATAGATGATTTCCAGTAAAAAGAATTTATCTCCCCTCTAATTATTATATCTACGTTTTCTGGCTGATAGGTGATTCTAATAGAATTAAACAACTCTGCATCTCTTAAGTCTCCTGTAATCAATACGGTGAGTTCTTCATCAAGATTGGAGAGTCTCTCCGTATGCTCCTTCTCTTCTTCAGGTCTTAGGTCTTGAAATAAATCCATTCCGGCATTAAGGGCGATATTGCCTTTAGGGAATATAGGATGGTGAGTATACATCGTGACCATCTGTGGCTTAGAAGCACAGCCTAAAGCGAACAACATTAATAGTGGAACTATGTTTTTCTTCATTGTTTTTATTATAAAATTTAAATGAATAATAAGGCAACAAAGAAATCAAAATATTAAATTAACGCTGTAAAGAGGAGTTCAAAAATTAGAACAGTTTGGTGAGAATGTTAACCCTAAACTCCTAAAAGAACTGCCTAAATGGTTAAAACTGTATGTGCGTATTATGGCGATCTATGGTTTTAACATATAGTCGGAGCAAGGGTTAGCAGGTTTAGAGAAATGCATGTCTAATTTGTTTTTCAAGCCATTGCATGTTATAAATTATACAGAAATATATTTTTAAAAATGGCTATGAAAAACATACTTAAATTAGGATATTTGGGGGTTGTTTTATCTATTTTATTTCTGAGTTCTTTTGAATCAGAGACCTTTAATTGTAGGCGCTTAAAAGCACCCACAAGCCTAGAAGATATAATTGCATCCCGTTCTATTAAAATCCTTGTGTTGGATATGGATTTTACATTAGTCAATTCAGGAGAATCGATTGGTGAAGACATGATAGAGGCGCTTTTAAATGAAAAAGGCATGGACATATGCATTGTTACCGGGGCATTTTATGAGACTGTTGATAGGAGAGTGCTTTCTCAAATTAGGCAATATAACGAAACTCATCAGAGAAATTTTGATTGGACCAAGTTTTATCTTTTTACTGATACAGGTTCAGCAGGATTTGTGTTTGATGAAAGCGGTGAGTCTCGCAGATTTTTCAACCGCATTTTTTCTTTAGAGCAGAGCGTAGCAATAGAGCAAGTAGTTGAGGATTTCCGTGCTCAATATGGTCAAGATAGTATAGCTAAAACTTACGAAAGTCAGAGTAAGTTTACATCCTATTTCCGAGATACAGGATTAGAGGCCATGAATGAGTATGTAGAGTTTTTTAGTCAAAGATTAAGCAGTTTTGAAGTAAAAATAAGTTCTGGAGGCAATAGGGAGTCCATAGATATAACTATGGTTGATAAAGGAGAAGCCTTGAGGGTTGTAAAAACTATATTAGGTCTCAATAACGAAGATTTTATGGTTGTTGGTGACTCTTTTAAGGATGAATATAGTAATGATAAGTCAATGCTGCTAGAAGGAGCTCTTGTGTTTAATGTTGGAGAAGTTTCTTCTAGAGTCGGACTTATCAATACATCTGATTATTTTGATTCCGATACTTGTGGGCCTCAGCATACATTGAATTTGCTCAATTTATTTTTATATCCAACCTAGAAATGTTACAATATGCTCCTATGATTAAAAGAGAGATACCTTTGGATTATGCTCGTAGGCTTTTAAATCATGGTTGTGTTATTCTTGTAACATCTCATTTTAGAAATATTAATAATATCGTTACTCTATCTTGGCAGATGCCTCTATCGTCTAAACCGAGACTCTTCGCCCTCTCTATCTCTAGAAAGCATTTTTCAAATAAGTTAATAAGGAAAAGCAGAGAACTCACTATTAATATTCCCGGCAGAAATTTGATAAGAGAAGTTCATTTCTGCGGCTCCTGTTCCGGTAAAAGAGTAAACAAGTTTGATAAAGCAAGGCTTCATCCAGTAGCTGCAAATTTTATTGCAGCGCCTCTCATTGAGGAGTGTTTTGCCAATATAGAGTGTAAAGTACGCAATATGTATAATATAGGTGACCACACACTCTTTGTAGCGGAAGCTTTAAGGGCTATAGCTGACCCTAGTTGGTTTGATGGCAAATTTCTCCAATGCAACGATAAAGGTGTTCAAACTTTACACCATCTTGGAGAGAATCGTTATATGGTCTCTGGAGAAGTCATAAAGGCTAGATAAGATGATAGATAACAGGGACAAAATTAAGGTTGTTATCTTTGATCTAGGCAACGTGATTATCTGCTTTGATCATATGATAGCAGCAGAGAAAATAGCAAAGAAGACCGACAAAACACCACTGGAGATATATGATCTGTTTTTTGCATCACCATTAACTGAGCGTTTTGATGCAGGTTTAATTAATGAAAAGAGTTTTTTTGAAGAAGTTAAAGAGACTTTAAATATAGATAATCTTAACCAAGAGGATTTTTATGAAATTTGGAATAATATTTTTTGGGAAAATAAAGGAGTGGCGAAACTGATAAAGGATATTAAGTTAAAGTTTCAAAGTTTTTTTATTGTTTCTAATATTAACAAAGTTCATTTTAAATACATTTGGGATAAATTTCCTGTGGTGAGATTAGCAGACAAGATTATTACTTCCTATAGCGTTGGTGTTTTAAAACCCGATCCTGTAATTTATCAAAAAGCAATAGAAGAGGCAAAATGTAATCCTGAAGAAATTTTTTATACAGATGATCGAAGCGATTTGATTCAAGCTGCAAAAGGTATGGATTTTAATGTCCACCTCTTCCAAAGCGTAGAAGATATTCGAAATATAATTCTTAACTAATGTAATAAAGATTTCATGAATATGAAGAAATCATTTGCTGTAATTACACTGGTTGTCGCATTTTTTTTTGGCCTAGAATTTTCTTGTCGTATATTGGTTAGCTCTAACCATTCATTTCAAAAACACTTTTTAATGCAGATATATGATGAGACACTGGGTGCTTATGACGAAAATCTTTTTTGGAGATTAGAAGGTGTCTATCCGCAGTTTGGAGAGGAAGAGTATAGAGTAATATGTCTTTCTGATTCTGTTTCGGTTATGTATGGAGGCTATCAAGAATACCCTAAAATGCTAGAAGAGATATTGATTAAAAATTTTCCAGAAAGTACTTTTAAAATTTTTAATGCAGGAGTTCCTGGATATTCTTCATATCAAGGCGCCCTGTATTTAAAGAACGAATTGATCAAATACAAGCCCGATTTTGTTAGCATTAACTTTGGACCTAACGATTATAGCCGGGCACTAAATGGTTTAGAAGACAAAAAACAAAAATGCCATAGCGCGCATTTAGATAAATATTTTGGTTGGAGTAAATTTTATCAATGTTATAAAAGATGGATTTTAAGTATCAAACAAAAAATTTATAACAGCCCTAGGCATATAAAACAATATAGGGTCTCTAAGCAAAGCTTTAAAAATAATCTGATTAATATGATTAGAATTTGTAGAGTCAACGGGTCTAAAGCAATACTTCTAACCTCTCCGTATCTTGATGAAGATCAAGGCTGGGTTAAAATTCACAAATCTTATAACGATATTATAAGGTTAACAGCTCTAGAGGAGGATGCTGCTTTAGTAGATTTAGCTGAGTTATTCAGCCAGAGAGAAGATTTGTTTATAGATCCGGAACATGACCATGTACATATTAATTTGAAGGGATATAAGATTATAGCTCGAGAATTATTTAATATAATTAAAACAGAGATGCGCTAGATATCAACAGTTTTATGTGTTCCAACTGGTTTATGCATTTCAAAAGATAAGGCATAGTTTGATGTAGTTTTTGGTTTTAACTTCATCTGGTCTTCGATAGATGTTTGAGGTATACTATTTCCCTGTGAAGATAAATGTTAAAATCACCCCTAATGCCAAGAGGTCGGGCATAATAGAGGAGCAAGGCGTTGTAAAGGTTAAAGTTAATGCTCCAGCTAAAGAGGGTAAGGCTAACAAGGATTTGATCAAGATGCTTTCAGATTATTTTTCGGTACCAAAGTCTAGAGTTAAAATATTGAAAGGCGAAAATTTGCGAAATAAAGTTGTTGATATAATAAGGAAGTAAGATGAAAAGATTAGCGGTAATTATCCTCTTTTTAATTTTAACGAGCAGCTCCCTGTATGCGGATAGTCTATATTCAGCATCTCAGGCCTTAAAAAATCTATTGGAACACTATAGTCATGATGTAGGTCTCTATGTTCTTGAAAATAAGCTTCAAAAAGAGAGCCATACCCTCTCTCTGGAAGAGAGCATTGTAAGGGTTGCCAGAGAGAGCGGTGTATATTTGGATAGGTTTTATTTAAAATATGTAGAAAAAGATTTTTCTAAGATAAGCGAACCTTTCATTGCATCTGTAAAAGGCGGGTACCATTTGATATATCCTGAGATCGACAAGGTAAGGCTTGTCTCTGTAAAAGGCTCGGAAACATTATCAAAAAAAAGCTTTCTTTTGATTTGGGATGGCAAGATGTTTAGTATTCCGCCGGTAGGAGTGATGTTGCAGCGCAATAGGCCTCAAGGTCTGAAGCAGAAAATAATCTTCATCTACTCTTATCATAAAGAGGAGTTCTACCTTTTTAGGCAGCTTTTTGATGATTTATATCAAGAGGCGCTGAGATATTCTTCACCCCTTATATACATTGATGAGTTGGGCTTAATTCCCAAAGAATCTATAGAAAAAGTAATTATAGGCAAGGGGTTAACCGAAAAAGATGCTTTCAATGAAACCAGAGAGGCTCTTTTAGGTGAGCTTAAATTGATAGAGAGAGGCAGGGGTATTCATGATCCTACAGAGTTTTATCATGAAATATATAATTATTTTGCTAAATTAGACTTAAGAATAGAGATGGAAGAATTACAATATGAGAATTGGAAAGCTGTAGTTGCTTTTGATGACTTAAGCTTAAACCAGCTTGCAGTTACTCTTTTCTGCAAGGGCAATATAGAAAGGTATCTGGATGTTATCGAGCAGTACAATGAAGGTTTTTGGCAATATAACGTAATAATCAGAGATAAGTTTTTTTTGAATCAGATAGAAAGGATTGCAGAGGAGAACCCTCAAAATACGATATTTACCCTTAGGGGTTTGGGCCACTTTGGCATGGATGAAAAAATAGATTTAACAGATTTTGCAGTAGAGGTAGCTGTTATAGGAGAGGGTGAATTTTGTAAATTACTGGTTCCCGATCAGTTGGTTCAGATTTTAAAAAGAAACGGAGTTAGATTGGGCCCAAAAACTAGAGAGCAATATTACCTCAGAGCTTTTCTTGCAGAGTGTATTAGAAATTATTATCAGAATGAGTTAAATTTTAAAATATTAACAGCTACTCTTAAGGCCAACAGAGATCTTTCTTTACTCTTAGATGCTGCTATATATAGGTTGGCCCGCGATGTAGAACATGCCATAGCAGAGGGCAGGTTAAGGACTACAGAGTCTCTCTATAGGTATGTTTATACTTGGGTGAAGAAGAAAAACTCTTTGAACCCTAAACCTCTCTTTAGTTTTGGAGATAAAGAGAGTCAATAAAAAAAGCAGGTTCTCTTATGAATAAAAATAAACCTTTTGATAAAATTCTTGTTTTTGGGGCCAAAATGCATAACCTCAAAAACATAGATCTCTCTTTACCGCGGAACTCTTTTATTGTTTTTACAGGTTTAAGTGGGTCTGGAAAATCATCGCTTGCCTTTGATACTATTTATGCGGAGGGACAAAGAAAGTTTGTTGAGAGTTTAACTGCTTATGCCAGGCAGTTTTTAGAACAGCTTAGTAAGCCGGATGTTGATAAAATAGAAGGCCTCTCTCCCACGATCTCCATTGAACAGAAAACTGCCAGAGGTAATCCGCGCTCTACTGTCGGAACCCAGACAGAGATCTCTGATTATCTCAGGCTTCTCTTTGCCCGGGTCGGCGACGTGCATTGTTATAAATGCGAACGGTTAATCCAGCAGCAGAGCGCTCAGGAGATAATAGAGAAGGTACTCTCCTTAGAAGCTGGTGGAATGTTAAAACTTTTTGCTCCACTCATTAGAGGTAGAAAAGGAGAGCATGCCGAACTCTTTAAAAAACTAAAGAGAGAAGGGTTTATCAAGGTTAAAATTGATAATATTCTTTACGATTTAGAAAATCTGCCTCGGCTAGAGAAGAATAAAAAACATATCATAGAACTATTAATAGACAGGTTTACTCTTAGCGTAGGCAATAGAGAGAGGTTAATAGATTCTGTTGAGCTGACTTTAGGATATGGAGGAGGGTTATGTTCGGTAGAATATAACCTGGGAAGGAAAAAAAAGAAAGAGCTCTTTAATCAACACTTTGTCTGTACCAAATGTAATATAAGCTATGAAGAAGTAGAGCCCAGGAACTTCTCTTTCAACAGCCCTTATGGGGCCTGCAGCACCTGCTTAGGACTAGGTACTAAATTGGAGATTGATCTTGACCTGGTAGTGCCAGATAAGAACAGAAGCATTTTGGATGGAGCTATTGAGCCTTGGCGAAAAGGTGGTCGGGGCTACATGTTATATTATAGAAGATTGCTGCATGGATTAGCGGAACATTATAGATTTAGTTTAGAAGTTCCTTTTAAAAAATTATCCAAGAGAATCCAAAACATTATTCTTTACGGCAGCGAAGAGTATATTCATGATAGGAGATATGAAGGGGCTATACCCCTCATAGAGAGGCTGTTTAATACAACGGAGAGCCCTTACTTAAAAGAAGAGCTTTCTAAATATTTAAGTAGCTTGCCCTGCCCGGATTGCGGTGGTAAGAGATTAAAAAAAGAGAGTTTGGCTGTAAAAATAGGCGGCCTCTCCATATCTGACCTCTCAGATCTTTCCGTTAAGAATGCTATAGTTTTCTTTTCAGAGATAAGGTTTGGTTCTATGAAGACCAAGATATCTCAAGGTATCATTAGAGAGATTCTAAGGAGACTATATTATTTAAGCGATGTTGGGCTGGACTATCTTACGATTAACAGGCGGAGCAATACACTCTCAGGAGGTGAATCTCAGAGAATAAGGCTGGCTACTCAGATAGGATCAGGATTGGTCGGGGTTAGCTATATTCTTGATGAACCCACAATAGGGCTGCACCCCTATGATACCGGCAGACTCTTAAAAATATTACATAAGCTTAGGGATATAGGTAATACCGTGATTGTTGTAGAGCATGATGAGCAGATAATCAAGAGTTCTGATTATATAGTTGACCTTGGGCCGGGTGCTGGCAAGAGCGGTGGCGAGGTTGTTTACCAGGGGAATTTTAAAGGCCTTCTTAGATCTAAAAAATCTTTAACTGGAAAATATTTAAGCGGAAATTTACAGATTGAGATTCCTCAGAAAAGAAGAAATTATAAAGATAGGCCTGCTATCAAAATTATAGCTGCAGAAGAGCATAACCTAAAGAGCATAGATATTAAGATATTTTTAGGTCTCTTTGTCTGTGTTAGCGGGGTCTCTGGTTCTGGTAAGAGCACTCTTGTTAATGAGATACTCTACAGGGCTGTGAGCCGCAAGCTTTACCGAAGCAGATTAAAGCCGGGTAAACATAAAGCAATAGAAGGTTTAAATAAT
It contains:
- a CDS encoding replication-associated recombination protein A; the protein is MVTLFKKEIESRLTLASRMRPRDLSEFVGQEHILSEGKILKRAIDADKISSLILYGPPGVGKTALALIIQSKTDSYFKRLNAVASNVKELRQVIKEADFKYSQNNKKTLLFIDEIHRFNKSQQDTLLPDIEAGNPILIGATTHNPFFALTAPLISRSLVCEFKALSVAEIIKILRAAISDQERGLGGLKLKVDEEVLKFFAQVVDGDGRRALNALEIAALTTAENKDGWINIDLKIAQDSIQKKALLYDSGEDNHYDTISAFIKSIRGSSPDAAIYWLAKMIYAGEDPRFIARRLLIAASEDIGNADPQALSVAQAAAYAVEYLGMPEARISLAQATTYLASAPKSNASYMAIEEALGDIEGGRVLEVPGHLKDSHYKGAEKLGHGKDYKYPHSYKDGWVEQDYLPKNVSYYLPKNIGYEKKIKEFLDQLQSLR
- a CDS encoding GDSL-type esterase/lipase family protein, whose amino-acid sequence is MKKSFAVITLVVAFFFGLEFSCRILVSSNHSFQKHFLMQIYDETLGAYDENLFWRLEGVYPQFGEEEYRVICLSDSVSVMYGGYQEYPKMLEEILIKNFPESTFKIFNAGVPGYSSYQGALYLKNELIKYKPDFVSINFGPNDYSRALNGLEDKKQKCHSAHLDKYFGWSKFYQCYKRWILSIKQKIYNSPRHIKQYRVSKQSFKNNLINMIRICRVNGSKAILLTSPYLDEDQGWVKIHKSYNDIIRLTALEEDAALVDLAELFSQREDLFIDPEHDHVHINLKGYKIIARELFNIIKTEMR
- a CDS encoding HAD hydrolase-like protein, whose amino-acid sequence is MIAAEKIAKKTDKTPLEIYDLFFASPLTERFDAGLINEKSFFEEVKETLNIDNLNQEDFYEIWNNIFWENKGVAKLIKDIKLKFQSFFIVSNINKVHFKYIWDKFPVVRLADKIITSYSVGVLKPDPVIYQKAIEEAKCNPEEIFYTDDRSDLIQAAKGMDFNVHLFQSVEDIRNIILN
- a CDS encoding DUF167 domain-containing protein, yielding MKINVKITPNAKRSGIIEEQGVVKVKVNAPAKEGKANKDLIKMLSDYFSVPKSRVKILKGENLRNKVVDIIRK
- the uvrA gene encoding excinuclease ABC subunit UvrA, producing MNKNKPFDKILVFGAKMHNLKNIDLSLPRNSFIVFTGLSGSGKSSLAFDTIYAEGQRKFVESLTAYARQFLEQLSKPDVDKIEGLSPTISIEQKTARGNPRSTVGTQTEISDYLRLLFARVGDVHCYKCERLIQQQSAQEIIEKVLSLEAGGMLKLFAPLIRGRKGEHAELFKKLKREGFIKVKIDNILYDLENLPRLEKNKKHIIELLIDRFTLSVGNRERLIDSVELTLGYGGGLCSVEYNLGRKKKKELFNQHFVCTKCNISYEEVEPRNFSFNSPYGACSTCLGLGTKLEIDLDLVVPDKNRSILDGAIEPWRKGGRGYMLYYRRLLHGLAEHYRFSLEVPFKKLSKRIQNIILYGSEEYIHDRRYEGAIPLIERLFNTTESPYLKEELSKYLSSLPCPDCGGKRLKKESLAVKIGGLSISDLSDLSVKNAIVFFSEIRFGSMKTKISQGIIREILRRLYYLSDVGLDYLTINRRSNTLSGGESQRIRLATQIGSGLVGVSYILDEPTIGLHPYDTGRLLKILHKLRDIGNTVIVVEHDEQIIKSSDYIVDLGPGAGKSGGEVVYQGNFKGLLRSKKSLTGKYLSGNLQIEIPQKRRNYKDRPAIKIIAAEEHNLKSIDIKIFLGLFVCVSGVSGSGKSTLVNEILYRAVSRKLYRSRLKPGKHKAIEGLNNIDKVIVVDQSPIGRTPRSNPATYTGLFAPIREFFALLPESKIRGYKPGRFSFNVKGGRCEACRGDGVKKIEMHFLPEIYVPCGLCKGSRYNEQTLDVKYKGKNIAEILDLTVEEAIELFKDIPKVYLKLNLLKDVGLGYIHLGQPATTLSGGEAQRIKLSTELSKRGTGKTLYILDEPTTGLHFSDIEKLLTVLQRLVDKGNTVLVIEHNLDVIKSADYIIDLGPGGGDDGGNVITTGSPEEVAKCGRSRTGLFLKEILRR
- a CDS encoding flavin reductase family protein; the protein is MIKREIPLDYARRLLNHGCVILVTSHFRNINNIVTLSWQMPLSSKPRLFALSISRKHFSNKLIRKSRELTINIPGRNLIREVHFCGSCSGKRVNKFDKARLHPVAANFIAAPLIEECFANIECKVRNMYNIGDHTLFVAEALRAIADPSWFDGKFLQCNDKGVQTLHHLGENRYMVSGEVIKAR